GCCCGGCCATCTCCGCCAGCCCGGTCGCCAGCCCGGTCGCCGACCCGGATCAGGCGGCGCTCGACGCCTACTTCGGCGCCGGCTACGACTACGACGAGGCCGAGAAGCTGGCGATCCTCTGGAACATGCCGGTCGGCGACATCGGCGGGGTCAAGGCCGAGGCCGGGCGCCGGCTGCTGGCCGGGCAGACGCTGCCGATCAAGCCCGGCCCGGCGACGCCCGCCGACCCGTCGACAGGGGGCACGGACGGAGTCCCCGACTCGGTGACGAAGTTCTTCAGCGCCGGCTACGACTACGACGACGCGGTGAAGCTCGCCCAGACCTGGAAACTGGGTTCCGCGTGGGACGCCAAGGTCAAGGCCGGCAAGCGGCTCCTCGCCGGCCAGACCCTGCCGGGTGTCAAGCCGGACCCGGCGGCAGCCCGGGCGTACAAGGAGGAGCTGCAGGTCAACGCGTTCTTCGAGGCCGGCTACGACTACGACGACGCGGTCAAGCTGGCCAAGATGTGGAAGCTGAAGACCCCGTACGACGCGAAGATCGCGGGCGGCAAGAGGCTGCTGGCCGGCCAGACGCTGCCGATCAAGCCGTGAGCAGGCTGCGCCGGCGTACCGGCTTCGAGATCGAACTCATGGCCCCTCCCGGAGCCAGCCGGCGCAGCCTCGCCACGGAGCTGGCCGGGCGCTGCGGGGGCAGCGTCCGGCCGGTGTGGCACTCCGACAGCGAACCGTCCCTGGTCCCCGGGCTGGGGCGGTTCCTGCACCTGACCCAGGGATTCGAGGTGCTGCGTCCGGACGGCGCCCCGCTCTGCACCCTGGTCGACGACATCACCCTGCTCGCCGGGCTGGATCCGAAGGCGCCACCGCTGCCGGGCTGGTTCCGGGTGCTGACCGACGACGGGCGGCTGCTGCGCCTGCTCGCCCGGCACAGCGATCCGGGCGGCACGATCGGCACCGTGCTGGACGAAGCCGCCGGTCTCTGGGGCAGCAAGGTCCAGCAGCTCGGCGACGTGTACCGGCTGAACGACGCGGGCGACGTGACCATCGCGCTGGCCGCGCCGCTCGGCGGCGAACGGGAACGGCCGTGCGAGATCGTCACGCCGCCGCTGACCGGGAATGTCGAGGAATCGCTTGACGAACTGCTCAGGCCGGCGCGCGAGCTGGGGTTCACCGTCCCCTACGAGGCCGCGGTGCACCTCCACCTGGACGGTGCGCCGTTCCGGGCGCCGCACGCTCTGGCCAACCTGGTCCGGCTCTTCGCGCACTGGCGGGAGCCGCTGCGGGAGGTGCTCCGCACCAACCCGGCCTGCCGCAGGTTGGCGCCCCTGCCCGGACCGCTGGTGGACGCGGTGGCCAAGAATCCGACGTACGACGATCTGCGCGCCGCCGCGGCCGAAGGTGAGCTGACGAAGTACTTCGACGTGAACCTGACCCAGCTGCTCACCGACACTCCGGTCCGGGACACCGTGGAGATCCGCATCCTCCCCGGCGCCATCGAGGCCGGCCCGATCGTGGACCGCGCCGCGCTGGTCGAGCTGCTGCTGGAACGCTGCCTGGACCCGGAGCCGATCCCGGCGGGCGGTGACGTGGACATGTTGCTGGAGCTGGCCGCGGAGGCGCTCGCCGGGCGCGCCTGATCGGGTGACCGGGGGGACTCCTGACCGTTCGGCCCACTGTGGGGGGCGGTGCGGCGGCTGAGAGTGGGGTAGGCGGGCCGCTCGGGTCCGGCGGCCGGTGTGTCGGACCGACCCTGTGGAGTGACATGACGTACCCACCCCAGCAGCCGCCCCTTCCGCCACCTTCTCCGTGGTCCCAGGATCCCGCACCCCCACCGTCCTCGCCGCAGCCCCCGGATCCCGCGGCCCCACCGTGGTCGCACACTCCCCCGTTCTCGCCGCCCTCACCGCGGCCGCGGGCTTCCTCACCTTACTTGTCTTCTGCGTGGTCACCGGGCTCCGCGTCTCCGCCGCCTTCGTGGCCGCGGGATTCCGCGTCCGCTGTGCCGCCGCGGGAACCGCATGTCAGCCTGCCCCGGACTCAGCCGTTCGTTTCCGGTTACTCGCCGGCACCACCCGTGGGCCGGCCGCTCTGGCCCTGGCTCGCCGCGGTGGCGGCGCTGTCGCTGATGCTGCTCGCTGGGGGCGGGTGGCTGCTCTACGACCGGGTGCTGCGTGAGGACTCCGGGGTGACGGCCTGCCGGGCGCTCGCCGATCAGGAGAAGAACGGCGGCGGCACGGCCGACGACAAGCTGACCAAGGACGAATATCTGTCGATGCGGCAGGTCTTCGCCAACTCCCGTTACGCTGACCTGCGGGAACATGGCACGAAGCTGATGGACGTGCTGTGGCAGCTAACGCAATGGGGACCGGACAACGAGATGGTGGCACTCACCTACCTCCAGCCGTTGACCGAGCACATCAGCGGTCTCCAGTCCGCGTGCGCGGATCACGGCGTCATCATCGACCTGAAGCTGACGGATTAGCGCAGCTCCGCCGACAGCGGCGTCGCCTGGTCCTGCCGCCCCGCTCGGTCCCGTCGTCCCGCATGGTCCTGGCGCCCGCCAGGGCCGCCCTAGCACCTCCTTTGCTTTCACCACCCCGCCAAGCCCAGATAGCTCGGGGAGAGCTCGTCGGGCATCGGCGGCGCCAGGTCGACCAACTCGAGGCAGAGCTGGATGAGGCGGTCGGTCGGATTACGCATGCGATCCGCCTGGACCCGGTCGATCACGTGCCAGGCCCACTCGTCAAGATTGACGATGCGCGGGGCGAGGCCCTCCGGATGGAGCTGGAGCCGGGGCACGTTGATCGGCGGGGTGAGCAGGTGCGCGGCCGCGCCCTCCGTGAGCGGCCGGGGAACGAGCGGCCGCTCTCGATGAAGCTGAGGTAGCGCTGGGTGGTGCCGGCCCGGACCGCCAGCTCCAGCTGGCTGACCCGGCGCCTGGTCCGCCGCGCAAGATCACGGTGCGCGCCGAGCCCTCGGATGCATCGACTCCCATCGCTGCAGTATCGGCAAGCCGCCTTCACCGGACCGCAAGCCTTCCAGCAAGGCTACAAAATTGTCAACAATTGTTTGAGCGAATCACTTGCCCTAGTGTGAGCGACGCGCGGGTCAGCAGCGCATTTGTTGTTGACAATCATATTGGCAGACGATGGGGAGCCGTCATGACCGATGCCACCCTGGTACTCACCGCACACCCCGGAGACTTCGTCTGGCGTGCCGCCGGCGCGATCGCGCTCGCGAACTCCCGTGGCCGGCGAGTGGTGATCGGCTGCATGAGCTTCGGAGAGCGCGGCGAGTCCGCCTCCCTCTGGCGCAAGGGGTACACCCTCGACCAGGTCAAGGCGGTCCGGCGCGAGGAGGCCGCGCAGGCCGCGAAGGTGCTCGGCGCGGAAATCCGGTTCTTCGACGCGAACGACTATCCGCTCGTCGAGACGCCCGAGCTGCTGCAGGGCCTGATCGACCTGTACCGCGCGGTGCAGCCGGCGGTGGTGCTGACTCACGCACCGGCCGACCCCTACAACGGCGACCACGCGTTCGCCCACCAGATCGCGCTCAAAGCGCGGGTGCTGGCCCAGGCGCCGGGCGTCGAGGGGACGGGCGAGGTGATCGGCGCGCCGCCGGTCTTCTGCTTCGAGCCGCACCAGCCCGAGCAGTGCGGCTTCGTGCCGAACGTGTTGCTGGACATCACCGAGGTGTGGGATCGCAAGCGGGAGGCGATGGAGATCCTGGCCGCGCAGCGACACCTGCACACCTACTACACCGAGCTGGGCGCCCGGCGCGGGCTGCAGGCCGCCCGCAATTCCGGGCCCAACCTGGGCCTGCCGGACGAGACCAGGGGCGAGGCCTACATGCGGATCTACCCGCAGGTCACCCGGGAGTTGTCGTGAGCCGCCACGTCGTCGTCCAGCACGTCGAGCGGGTTCCCGCAGAAGTCCTGCACGGGCTCGCCGAGCAGGGCGTCTCCACGGTCCACGAGGCGGACGGGCGGCGCGGGTCGCTGGACCCGAGCGTGAAGCCGATCCAGAGCGGCGCGCGCATCGCCGGCTCCGCGGTGACCGTGTCCTGCCACCCGGGCGACAACCTGATGATCCACGCGGCGGTGGAGACCGTCCGCCCCGGTGATGTCGTGGTCATCACCACGACCTCGCCGTCCACCGACGGCATGCTCGGCGAGCTGCTCGCCACCTCCCTGGCCGCACACGGCGCGATCGGCGTGATCCTGGACGCCGGCGTGCGCGACGTGGCCGAGCTGCGCGCGATGGGCTTCCCGGCGTGGGCCCGGGCGATCAGTCCGCAGGGCACGGTGAAGGCAAGCCCCGGCTCGGTGAACGTCCCGGTGGTGGCCGGCGGCCAGGTGATCAACCCGGGGGACGCGGTGGTCGCCGACGACGACGGCATCGTGGTGATCCCCCGGGAGCGCGCTTCGACGGTTCTCGACGCGGCTCGCGACCGTACCGCGAACGAGGCGGCGAAACGCGAGAGGCTGGCCGCCGGCGAGCTGGGCGTGGACATGTACCAGCTGCGCCCGCTGCTCGAACAGCTCGGCGTGGAGTACCGATGAGTGTCCCGGTTCCGGTTCTGGTGATGCGCGGCGGGACGTCCAAGGGGGCGTACTTCCGCGCCGAGGACCTGCCGGCCGACCCGGCCGAGCGGGACCGGCTGCTGCTGGCGATCATGGGTTCGCCGGACCCGCGGCAGATCGACGGCATCGGCGGCGGGCATCCGCTGACCAGCAAGGTCGCCGTGATCAGCCGGTCCGATGCGGACGGCGCCGACGTCGACTATCTCTTCCTGCAGGTTCACGTCGACAAGCCGATGGTGAGCGCGGAACAGCCGTGCGGCAACATCCTGGCCGGGGTCGGCCCGTTCGCGATCGAACGTGGCCTCGTCGCCGCCCGGGAAAACCAGACCGAGGTCCGGGTACGGATGGTCAACACCGGCGCCCTGGCCGTGATCACCGTGCCCACCCCGGACGGCCGCGTCGCATACGCCGGGCAGACCGCGCTCAGCGGCGTCCCGGGCACCGCCGCCCGGATCGAAGTGGAGTTCCGGGACACCGCCGGCTCGGTCGCGTCCGGCCTGCTGCCCACCGGCCGGGTCCGCGACGACCTGGCCGGCATCCCGGCCACGTGCATCGACAACGGCATGCCGGTCGTCCTGATGAACGCCGACGACCTGGGTGTCTCCGGCTACGAGACGCCGGCCCGGCTGGAGGCGAACGCCGGCCTGTGCCGCCGGGTCGAGGAGCTGCGGTTGATCGCCGGCAAGCTGATGGGCCTGGGCGACGTCTCGGCCACCACGGTGCCGAAGATGTGCCTGGTCGCGCCGCCGTCGCACGGTGGCACGCTGTGCACCCGGATGTTCATCCCGCACCGGGTGCACGCCTCGATCGGTGTGCTCGCCGCCGTCAGCGCCGGCACCGCCGCCGCCCTCCCGGGCAGCGTCGCGTTCGTTCCGGAGCACCCCGCGACGATCCGCCTGGAACACCCCACCGGCTTCTACGACGTGGTCATCGACGTGGACGTGGCCGGAGACGAGATCACGGTCGGCCGCTCAGCGATCGTGAGCACCGCTCGCCTGCTCCTGGAGGGGCAGGTCTACCCCCGTGAGGTAACACATGGCTGAACGTACCCGCGACATCGCGCACGTCTCCGCGGTCGAACTCTTCACCCCGGTGCTGGACGACACCGTGCGGTTCTTCACCGACCAGATGGCGATGGAGGTGGTGGATCGCCGCGGCGACAGCGTCTATCTGCACACCTGGGACGACTACGAGAGGTTCTCGGTCAAGGTCACGGCGGCGCCAGCCTCCGGAATCGGGCGGAGCTGGCTGCGCGCCAGCAGTCCGGAGGCGCTGGAGCGCCGGGTCGCGGCGATCGAGCGGTCCGGCCTCGGCGAGGGCTGGAGCAAGGACGAGCCGGCGTACGGGCCGGTCTATCACTTCACCGACCCGGACGGGCATCCGTTCGGCATCTACTGGGAGACCCGGCGCTACGTCGCCTCGGACGAGACCCGGCCGTCGCTGAAGAACCAGGCGGCACGGTTCCCCGGGCGCGGCTCGAACGCGCGCCGTCTGGACCACATCAACTTCCTGGCCAGGGACGTGCCGGAGAACGAGACGTTCGTCAACGAGTCGCTCAGCGGCCGGCCCAGTGAGCAGATCGTGCTGGACAACGGCACCAAGGCCGCCGTCTGGTACACGTTCGGCGACAAGTCGTACGACGTGGTCTACACCCGGGACTGGACCGGCTCGACCGGCCGGCTGCACCACATCGCGTTCGCCACGGACACCCGGGAGGACATCCTGCGGGCCGCTGACGTGTTCCTCGAGGCCGGTGTCCACATCGAGACCGGCCCGCACAAGCACGCCATCCAGCAGACGTTCTTCCTGTACGTCTACGAGCCGGGCGGCAACCGGATCGAGCTGTGCAACGCCGGCGCGCGACTGCTGCTCGCCCCGGACCACGAGGTGGTCACCTGGACCGAGGCGGAGCGGGCCAAGGGGCAGGCCTGGGGTCTCAAGACCATCGAGACGTTCCACACCCACGGCACACCGCCGGTGGCCGAGGCCGAGTGGGCCTGACCTTCCGCGCGGCCGGCGTCCCGGGGGCACCAGGCCGCTCCGGCTTCAGACTGTCGACCACATAGGACTACGGCTGGGGCCAGGGCGGGACCGGGCTGGGGCCGGGGCCGGGACGGGGACGCCGACGGCCGGGAAGCGCGCACGGCCGGAGTGGCGACGGCGGGTGCGGGGCTGCGAGCGTACCCCGCAGGGGTCGACAGGGACCGGAAACCTACCGTGAGAGGAAGGTCAGCAAGGCGGGAGTGCTGATTCCGGAGAGCGTGGGCCTTGTACCCCCTAGGGGTATGAGTATGGTGGAGCGATGAGGACTTCGGTGCGGCTCAGCGCGTACGCATTGGGGTTGATCGTGCTGTTCGGCGCGGCCGTGAGCGCCGGCCGCCTGGCCGGGACGGACAAGCCCGCCACACAGACGCCGCACGCCACGGCGGAGGGGCACGCCGGCCACGAGGCGACCACCACACAGCTGCCGGGCGGGCTGCAGATCACCCAGGGTGGCTACGCGCTCAGTCCGGTGACCACCGCGCTCCGCCCGGGACGCCGGCAGGTCCTCGCCTTCCGGATCCTGGGGCCGGACGGCAAGCCGGTCACGCAGTACACCGCCGAGCACGGGGCCGAGTTGCACCTCATCGTGGTCCGGCGCGACCTCGCCGGCTACCAGCATCCGCACCCCACCCGCGCCGCCGACGGCACCTGGTCGGCGACGTTCACCGCCGGGCCGCCGGGGCAGTATCGGATGTTCGCCGACTTCACGCCGCGCGCCCGCGGCGACAACTTCGTGCTAGGCGCCGACATCCCGGCAGCCGGTGACTACCAGCCGCGGGAGCTGCCGGGACCCACCTGGGAGACGGTCGTGGACGGCTACACGGTGACCCGCGCCGGTGACCCCCAGGCCGGCACCGAGTCGTGGATGACCGTCTCGGTCAGCAAGGCCGGGCAGCCGGTCACCCTGGAGCCCTATCTCGGCGCCTACGGTCACCTGGTCGCGCTGCGCCAGGGCGACCTCGCCTACCTGCACATGCACCCGCAGGAGGGCACCGCGGCCGGCCCGGATGTCACCTTCGACGCGCGGGTCCCGGCGGCCGGGGTCTACCGGCTCTTCCTGGAGTTCCAGCACGGCGGAAGGGTGCACCTCGCCGAGTTCACCGCCAGCACCACCTCCGCGCACACGCACAACTGAGGAGCACCGCGGCGCGAGCGAGCCGAACCGGATGGGCGGGTCCCGGCCTGACCACAACGGGGCCCGGGCCCGGCGACGCCACCCAGTGCCCGCTACTCGGGGTAGGTGTACATCCCCGCGTACGGGTCCGGCTCGCCCGTCCACGGATCCAGCCCGGCACGCAGCCGCCCGCGCTGCTCGGCATCGGTCAGGAAGGTGGCGGTCCCGGCGCCGAAGAGCCCGGCGCCGCCGAGCGGATTCTCCGGGAATCCGCCCCGCAGGACCCGGACGAGAAACTCCGTGGCCGTGAGGTCGTACCGCCGCCAGATCGACCAGGTCCGGCAGTAGACGAGCACCGGCCAGCGATCGGGGTCGGCCCCGGAGCCGTCCCAGCACAGGATGTCCGCGTCGGCAGTGGTGCCCCAGGCGATCAGCACCGGGTTCGCGCCCGCCAGTTCCGGCGCCTTCGCCGTCTCGGCCCACTGATATTCCGCGTTCGCGGTCTCCGTGCGCATCCCGTCCGGCGCCAGCACGTCCAGGTAGGCCTGTATCGTCCCGGCCCCGTATTCGTCGACGAAACGCCGGTAGTCGGACGGGAAATCCCGGCCCCACGGCTCCCGCACCATCGGCCCGCCGGCCGGCGTGTCACCGACCGCCGGTGATCTCAGCAGCTGTCGCAACGTCTCCCATGCGGGCATCGTGTCCTCCGGTACGCAGTCCAGCAGTGCGGTGACAGTACTGGCGGCCAGCGTGCGGTTGCCCGTACGGACCGCGAAGCCGAGGCTGGATGCGAAGGCGAGCGGCTTCTGGCGGCGCGTCGGATGGGCGGAACATGACCATCCAGAGGCGGCTGAGGCCCGCGGGCGTGGCGGCGTAGTACCGGCCGCACTCTTCGAGACGTCCTGACCCGCGACCGCTTTCGTCGGAGGCTCGCGGGCTTCGGGCTCTCCCCCGGGTGGTGCGCCTTCGGTTGCCTTCACCCTTGCTGCTCCTTCAACTGGCGTGTCGGGAGAGTCTGGGCGAGAGTGCTGAAGTAGGGCAGCTTCGCCCAGCTGTCATGGTTGCCGATGACGTAGAGGCGTTGCTTCGCGCGGGAGACGGCGACATTGAAGAGGTTGGGCTGGCTGGCGGCCCAAGCCCGGGCTCCGGGACGGGTCGGGTTGCCGCCGAGGACGAACAGGACGACGTCGGCTTCCTTACCTTGGGCTGTGTGGACGGTGCCGCAGGTCATCTTCGGATGGATGGGCTGCCAACGCTGTCGTAGCCGGCGGGCGGGGTCACGAAACGGGCTGATCATCATGAGCTGGTCGGGGCCGATACCAGCGTTGATCAGGTAGTTGACGATGCGGGCCGCGGCGTCGCCTTCGGCGGGGATCCAGTTGCCTTCGGCTTCGGTGGCGACGACATCGATCCAGGAGCTCTCGCGTGTGGTGAGCGGGTGCGGGCGAGGCGCGGTGCCGTGGATCATGAGTTGGTCGTAGACGGCGGTGTTGACGATGTCGAACATCGGGTTGTCGCAGCGCCGGTGCACCCGCAGGGGTGCGCCGACCCAGACCTTGGACTCCGGGTCGTTGGGGTCGGGCAGGTGGGTGCCGAGCGGAGTGAGCCGGTCGGTGAGAGTCTGCACGGAACCACCACCGGGCAGCCAGGTTCCGGCCACCCGATGATGGCGGCGCAAGGCCTGTTGGGTGGTGTGCAGGACGGTGACGACGGGCTCGAGCTGCAGCGGGTCACCGACGGCGACCAGCCTGCGGCTGCGCCAGATCGCTCCGACGGCCTGCTGCGGCGCGGCTTGACCGGCCTCGTCGACGAGCAGCCAGCCGAGTGCTTCGGCACCGAGCGGGCGTAGCAGCCGCTCCACGGAGGCGAACGTGGTGGAGATGACCGGCACGACCATGAACAACGACTGCCAGGCGGCGCGGATCGCGGCAGCCGGTGCGCTGCCGGGGGCCTGACCGGAAAGGATGTCGGCAACGGCGGTCAGGTTGGCTCGCATGATGCCGGCGGCACCGGTCAGGAACGCGGTGTGCAGATTGAGCGCGGCCAGGAAGACCTTGGTGCGGGCAGTGTTCCATTCCTCGTCCGCCCATGGTGCGGCGAGTTCTCGGTGCTCCTCGTCGGCCAGCCAGGTGGCATCCGGCACCGCACCGGGATAGTCGCGGCGCGCCTGGTCGACGATCGCCATGGCAGCATCGCGTTCGGCAGCGGCGCGGGTATGCATGGTTGCGGCACGACTCACCGCTTCCGCCGCCGTTCGTGCGGCACTGCGCGTGGCGACCTGGGCGTCAGCTGCGGTCCGGGCGTGTTGTTCGGCTGCGGAAAGGGCGGCTTGCAGAGGGATGTCCTCGGCGTGCCAGCGTCGGATCGCCTTGCCGAAGGTGAACACGTTCTCCCACAGACCGGGCTTGAGATCCCGATGCGCGGCCCGCCGGGCGGCCGCTGCCTCGAGCGCGCGACGGACGGTAGCCGCAGTAGCGGCCGCGTCACCGGCGACGGCCTCGGCACGCCGGTGCCGTTCGGCTGCCTCGTCGTACCGCACGGCGGCAGCATCAGCCGCCTGCCGCAACTGCGGCAGTCTCCGGAGAACGGCGTGCGCGTGCTGCCGGGCATCACGCAGCCGCTTCTCGGTTGCGAGCGCCTCGTTGAAGGCCCTGACCGCTTGTGCCCACGACGAAGCGGGGACGCTGTCGGCCTGTTTGAGCCAGTCGAAGAAGCCCGGCCCGTCGTCACCGCTCTTCTTCCGCGGGTCGGCGGGATCGCCATACCAGAATCGGCCCAGGAACTCACGCCGGTTGGTCTTGTTACCCAGCATCGCCGCGACCAGGCCCCAGGCGGGTTCGCCGAGGACCCGTTCCGCGTGCTGGCGCAGGTAGGACGCTTCGCCGGTCCAGTGGTCGTCGATCGCCTTGGTTTGCGGGATCTCGCGGGTCACATTGGCCAGGGCACCGTTGTTGGCCGAGGCGACCACCATTTCGAACCCGGTCAGCTCCGCTTTCAGAGCCCGGATTCGCCGCTGCTTCTTGTCGGTCTTCCACCCCAGCTCCGAGGTAGTGAAGCCGCCGGCCGGGCTGCGCAGGGTCGCCAGTCGGCGGGCTCGTTCGACTACCAGTGCGGCGATCAGGTCGCGCAACATGGTGGTCTTGCCGGTGCCGGGCGGTCCGTTGACCGCGAACACTCCGGCGTTGCCGGACAGCCGGTGAAGCATGGCGTTGATGGCGAGCTGTTGGCTGGTGGCTAGCGAATGGGCGGGTTTCGCGGGCCAGCGTCCGGCCGGCACCCGTTCCGGCGCCAGTTCGTCGAGCAGCCGGCCGGTCTGCTCGGTGTCGCGGACATCCCAATGCGGCAACCCGGCGACGGCGTCATCACTGCTGAGATAGTCGACCAGTGCGGGTCCGCAGTCACCGGAGGCGGCAGCGTCCGCGACCCGGCGCAGGTCTTCGACGAAGAAGCTGTTGAGGAAATCGCTCTGAGCGTCGAGCTCGCGCCATGCTTTGACCCGCTCGCTGTGTATTCGTAGCCCTTGCGGCTGCAGCGTCTCGGTGACACCGAGCAGGTCGCTGGTCATCTCCACTACCCGCGTAAGCAACTGCGGACCAACCGGCTGGCTGACCGCGATGCCGTCCTCCAGGAGACGGGCCGCTTCGTGGTCGTCGTCCGCAGCGGCGACGAGGTCCCGCACCCGGTCAGCCCAGCGCTGCTCGTCGGTATCGAACCCGTCCAGCCAGCCCGGGTTGTGCGGACCCGGATCGGTCGTCCGGCCTGCCGCCCACCCGGCGGTCGACAGCACCAGGGTGTCCAGCAGCATCCGCCCGTCGCTGGTCAGCACGACCGCGAACAGCGCCGTGTCCCCACGCGGGATCCGCTCGTCGACATCCTCCGGCGATGTGCCGAGCACCCGCTGTGTCACCGCATGCACCCGGTCCAGCGAGAACACCCCGCCATACACGCTGTGCCGCCACACGAAGTCAGTGCCGACATCCTGGCGCCCCAGTGCATGCCCGTCCTGCCACGGCAGAAGATCACCGGGCCGTGGCGCATACCGACGCTCGCGCGGGTTAGGGCGTTCCAGTGTCTGCGCCGCGAACAACTCCACCGACCGCCAGTACCGCAAGACGTCTCGGCGCCGCGCCGCCTCGCCGTTCACCTGTGTCGACCGAACCGGGGTCGGTGTTGCCGGAGCTGGGGCGGGCGTAGACGCAGGGCGGCCCGCCACCGTGGTTCCCGGCCGCGGCGAGCGCGGCGCCTCCGTGGCACCGCCGGGCCGGACGGGCTTCTTCACCTGGCCATAGGTCCGCAGGCCAAGATCGGGCAGGGTGAACAGAGCCGGGCACACGGGGCACACCAGCGCCACGTACCGCTGTTGCCGTCCTCGGGTCTCGTACGGTTTGCGGAAGCTGTGCAACTGACCTCCGCACGTGGGGCAGGCTCTGGCTACCGGCTCCTCGTACGACCAGCCCGGTTCCGCGAACCGTCCCGTCACTGCCCCAAGCTGCACATCCCAGCGAGCCGACACCAGCTGCTGCACCGTTGCCACCGACAGGCTCCCGTCCCCACTCGGAAAGATGACCATCACTTTAGGGAGCCTCCCGGAAGGGCACGATCCCGATTTTTCGGCAGCCTGTGATCAACCTGCCACCGACCGGCACGAATGGCGGTCAAGGGCCATCAACATGACGTCCGTCGCACAGAGCGGCTACCTCCGCCGCGAGCGACACCACCGACGATGCCGGCGCCCTTGGGCACCAGATGCGCCGTTGCTCGCACAGAGTCCGGACGATCTCCAAGAGCTGCCCATCAGCCTTCGGGAACGGCTTGTCAAGTGCGCCGTCATCCCTGGTACAAGCCGGAGGTGTGCCGAGGCTCGTCGCCCACCGGCACACCTCCGGGCCGGCATCAGTCCAGCAGTGCGGTAACGGTACCGGCGGCCACCGTGCGGTTGCCCTCACGGACCGCGAAGCCGAGGCCGGCTTCCAGGGCGACCGGCTTGCCCAGGGTCACCGTCACCTCGTCGAGGGTGTCGCCGGGCATCACCAGGTCCCGGTCGCCCAGGTCCAGCCCGCCGGACACGTCGGTGGTGTGGAAGTAGAACTGCGGCCGGTAGTCCGCCGCGAACGGCGTGTGCCGGCCGCCCTCCTCCTTCGTCAGCGCGTACATCCGCGCCGTGAAGACCCGGTGCGGCCGCACGCTGCCCGGCGCGGCGAGCACCTGGCCACGCTGGACCTGCTCGCGCCTGACCCCGCGGAGCAGCACCGCGGCGTTGTCGCCGGCCTGCGCCGACGTCAGCACCTTGCCGAACGTCTCCAGCCCGGTCGCGACGCTGGTCACCGTCGGGCCGAGACCGACGATCTCGACGGGCTCGCCGGCGCGCAGCTCACCGCGCTCGACCTTCCCGGTCACCACGGTGCCCCGCCCGCTGATCGACAGCACGTTCTCGATCGGCATCAGGAACGGCTCGCCCAGCTCGCGCGCCGGGATCGGCACGTAACCGTCGACCGCGTCGAGCAGGTCGACTATCGACGCCACCCAGCGCGGGTCGCCCTCGAGGGCGCGCAGCGCGCTGACCCGGATCACCGGCACCTCGTCGCCGGGGAACCCGTACTCCGACAGCAGCTCACGGACCTCCAGCTCGACCAGGTCGAGCAGCTCCGGGTCGTCGACAGCGTCGCTCTTGTTCAGCGCGACCACGAGGTGCGGCACCCCGACCCGCTGGGCGAGCAGCACGTGCTCGCGGGTCTGCGGCATCGACCCGTCCTGCGCCGAGACGACCAGGATCGCGCCGTCCACCTGCGCCGCCCCGGTGATCATGTTCTTCACG
This window of the Actinoplanes oblitus genome carries:
- the tuf gene encoding elongation factor Tu, with protein sequence MAKSQFIRTKPHVNIGTMGHVDHGKTTLTAAITKVLADRDPVANRYVAFEGIDRAPEEAARGITITIAHVEYETPGRHYAHVDMPGHADYVKNMITGAAQVDGAILVVSAQDGSMPQTREHVLLAQRVGVPHLVVALNKSDAVDDPELLDLVELEVRELLSEYGFPGDEVPVIRVSALRALEGDPRWVASIVDLLDAVDGYVPIPARELGEPFLMPIENVLSISGRGTVVTGKVERGELRAGEPVEIVGLGPTVTSVATGLETFGKVLTSAQAGDNAAVLLRGVRREQVQRGQVLAAPGSVRPHRVFTARMYALTKEEGGRHTPFAADYRPQFYFHTTDVSGGLDLGDRDLVMPGDTLDEVTVTLGKPVALEAGLGFAVREGNRTVAAGTVTALLD
- a CDS encoding DEAD/DEAH box helicase encodes the protein MELFAAQTLERPNPRERRYAPRPGDLLPWQDGHALGRQDVGTDFVWRHSVYGGVFSLDRVHAVTQRVLGTSPEDVDERIPRGDTALFAVVLTSDGRMLLDTLVLSTAGWAAGRTTDPGPHNPGWLDGFDTDEQRWADRVRDLVAAADDDHEAARLLEDGIAVSQPVGPQLLTRVVEMTSDLLGVTETLQPQGLRIHSERVKAWRELDAQSDFLNSFFVEDLRRVADAAASGDCGPALVDYLSSDDAVAGLPHWDVRDTEQTGRLLDELAPERVPAGRWPAKPAHSLATSQQLAINAMLHRLSGNAGVFAVNGPPGTGKTTMLRDLIAALVVERARRLATLRSPAGGFTTSELGWKTDKKQRRIRALKAELTGFEMVVASANNGALANVTREIPQTKAIDDHWTGEASYLRQHAERVLGEPAWGLVAAMLGNKTNRREFLGRFWYGDPADPRKKSGDDGPGFFDWLKQADSVPASSWAQAVRAFNEALATEKRLRDARQHAHAVLRRLPQLRQAADAAAVRYDEAAERHRRAEAVAGDAAATAATVRRALEAAAARRAAHRDLKPGLWENVFTFGKAIRRWHAEDIPLQAALSAAEQHARTAADAQVATRSAARTAAEAVSRAATMHTRAAAERDAAMAIVDQARRDYPGAVPDATWLADEEHRELAAPWADEEWNTARTKVFLAALNLHTAFLTGAAGIMRANLTAVADILSGQAPGSAPAAAIRAAWQSLFMVVPVISTTFASVERLLRPLGAEALGWLLVDEAGQAAPQQAVGAIWRSRRLVAVGDPLQLEPVVTVLHTTQQALRRHHRVAGTWLPGGGSVQTLTDRLTPLGTHLPDPNDPESKVWVGAPLRVHRRCDNPMFDIVNTAVYDQLMIHGTAPRPHPLTTRESSWIDVVATEAEGNWIPAEGDAAARIVNYLINAGIGPDQLMMISPFRDPARRLRQRWQPIHPKMTCGTVHTAQGKEADVVLFVLGGNPTRPGARAWAASQPNLFNVAVSRAKQRLYVIGNHDSWAKLPYFSTLAQTLPTRQLKEQQG